From one Catenuloplanes nepalensis genomic stretch:
- a CDS encoding snapalysin family zinc-dependent metalloprotease — protein MVLRRLSALCAAFALLLGGMLVAAQPASAAVRVLYYDASTAQEFVSVVHQGAQIWNARVTNVQLQPVTAGRTPNIRVYADNGWPRAYVNSLGNGRWYMGREATSQGYYQPRIAAHEFGHLLGLPDRRTGLCTDLMSGSSAPVSCRNPNPSSTEIAQVNAAFAGSLVTAGTYIWK, from the coding sequence ATGGTCCTACGAAGACTGTCCGCACTGTGCGCCGCGTTCGCGTTACTGCTCGGCGGCATGCTGGTCGCGGCGCAGCCGGCATCCGCGGCCGTGCGCGTGCTCTACTACGACGCCAGCACGGCGCAGGAGTTCGTGTCCGTCGTGCACCAGGGCGCGCAGATCTGGAACGCGCGCGTCACCAACGTGCAGCTGCAACCGGTCACCGCCGGGCGCACGCCGAACATCCGGGTCTACGCGGACAACGGCTGGCCGCGCGCGTACGTCAACTCGCTCGGCAACGGCCGCTGGTACATGGGTCGCGAGGCGACCAGCCAGGGCTACTACCAGCCGCGGATCGCGGCGCACGAGTTCGGCCATCTGCTCGGCCTGCCGGACCGGCGCACCGGGCTGTGCACCGACCTGATGTCCGGGTCCAGCGCACCGGTCTCCTGCCGCAACCCGAACCCGAGCAGCACCGAGATCGCGCAGGTCAACGCCGCGTTCGCGGGCTCGCTGGTCACGGCCGGCACGTACATCTGGAAGTGA